The following coding sequences lie in one Bacteroidia bacterium genomic window:
- a CDS encoding SpoIIE family protein phosphatase, producing MKKQFSYLSFTLLTIFIFTSYYSYSQNIYSRVFTVQDGLAQSQVFSLCQDKKGNIWIGTVGGGINVYNGVKFKNITKDDSLAGNTVYSIIQDKNGDIWAGTDKGLSKISGKIITNYTTENGLPDNSVWKVFQDHNGTIWAGTSKGIASIKDNKVTALNISSEISQSTIYTIFEDNTFNLWLGTKLNGIFKINGNNVVNLTKNNGLSSNTIFTINQDNKNNLLIGTLQGLNILLKDTILTLFTSESFTSSLINNDNSITLSTYRGWLFEYCYNSNNAFPTCLPKQNLKFNSIRVIIKDYEKNLWVGTENGLILIPPTAFRNWNTSSKLHNNNVFSIYKGYQKEELWIGCLGGGVSNYRANEPLGKNFYNFGTFRTESSIKDNEIRKRNKQQILKEVRKALIGSNVLSIVKDKNNRTWFGTWSGLSIFNINDSSFIHITNDTADKKFYGVTINKKLPNKSFNCLTLDNNGNIWCGTMGSGIVVFSDTTIIENNSEINKLSKISVYNIFQDNNNSYWISTQEGLYVYNGITLKHFTEKDNFIEGQINSVTQDKQNNYWIASKEGIYCYNNKTFEKIDKSKGLTSNNIYLIIIDKTGDYLFIGTNQGLDRLNLKAYNSNKKIELKHYGKLEGFMGLECNRNACYLDSIGRIWFGTVDGVTMYDPEKDILNIRKPDTYITSILYDFNKEDWSKYSNGIDAKSGLPINIVLPYDINNITFNFAANSLSIPEKVLYKYMMEGIDTSWSPAMSINYANFPALPPGKYTFKVKACNNDGVWNETPITYSFEINPPWYLSMWFIIPAIFVIIILIFLFIKYREAALRKDKIRLEKTVRERTTEVVKQKEIVEQKNKDITDSINYAKNIQEALLPTRAEIAKYFPESFLLYKPRDIVSGDFYWISHRENRTYLAIADCTGHGVPGAFMSMLGIAFLDEVIGMHPIISSNELLNQLRENVILSLRQTGQDGQSKDGMDICLIIVDWEKKELEFSGANNPLYFIRNNFLTEYKGDKMPIGVHINKQPFSCEKIPFSAGDSIYMFSDGYADQFGGPHGKKFKYKSLKELLIKITTQPMKEQGRILDKTIIEWCGDNPQLDDIIVAGIHFGKETMKIS from the coding sequence ATGAAAAAGCAGTTTTCTTATTTATCATTTACATTACTAACTATATTTATATTTACTTCTTATTATTCATATTCTCAAAATATTTACAGTCGTGTTTTTACAGTTCAGGATGGACTTGCTCAATCTCAGGTTTTTTCACTTTGTCAGGATAAAAAAGGCAATATCTGGATTGGAACAGTTGGTGGCGGAATAAATGTTTATAATGGTGTAAAATTTAAAAACATAACCAAAGATGATAGCTTAGCAGGGAATACAGTATATTCAATTATTCAGGATAAAAATGGAGATATATGGGCAGGAACCGATAAGGGTCTTTCTAAAATTTCAGGTAAAATAATAACAAATTATACAACAGAAAATGGTCTTCCTGATAATTCTGTATGGAAAGTATTTCAGGATCATAACGGCACAATCTGGGCTGGAACAAGTAAGGGAATTGCATCAATTAAAGATAACAAAGTAACTGCATTAAATATATCTTCAGAAATCTCTCAATCTACAATTTATACAATATTTGAAGATAATACGTTTAATTTATGGCTTGGAACAAAATTAAATGGGATATTTAAAATAAACGGAAATAATGTTGTTAATCTGACAAAGAATAATGGGCTATCAAGCAATACAATATTTACAATTAATCAGGATAATAAAAACAATTTACTTATTGGAACATTACAAGGATTAAATATTTTATTAAAAGATACAATTCTAACATTATTCACATCAGAAAGCTTCACCAGTTCATTAATAAATAATGATAATAGTATAACATTATCAACTTATCGTGGATGGTTATTTGAATACTGTTATAATTCAAATAATGCATTTCCTACCTGTTTGCCAAAACAAAATCTCAAGTTTAATTCAATCAGAGTAATAATTAAAGATTACGAGAAAAATTTATGGGTTGGAACAGAAAACGGACTAATTTTAATTCCACCAACAGCCTTTAGAAACTGGAACACATCAAGTAAATTACATAATAACAATGTATTTTCGATATATAAAGGTTACCAAAAAGAAGAACTTTGGATTGGTTGCCTTGGTGGAGGAGTTTCTAATTATAGAGCCAATGAACCCCTAGGCAAAAACTTTTACAATTTTGGAACATTCAGGACTGAAAGTTCTATAAAGGATAATGAGATTCGAAAAAGAAATAAACAACAGATTTTAAAAGAAGTAAGAAAAGCATTAATCGGAAGTAATGTCCTTTCTATTGTTAAGGATAAAAATAACCGTACATGGTTTGGTACCTGGAGTGGATTAAGTATTTTTAATATAAATGACAGTTCATTTATTCACATTACCAATGATACTGCCGACAAAAAGTTTTATGGCGTAACTATTAATAAGAAACTCCCTAACAAATCATTTAATTGTTTAACTCTAGATAACAATGGCAATATCTGGTGCGGAACAATGGGAAGCGGAATTGTAGTTTTTTCAGATACAACAATAATAGAAAACAATTCAGAAATTAATAAGTTAAGTAAAATTTCAGTTTATAATATTTTTCAGGATAATAACAACAGTTATTGGATTAGTACTCAGGAAGGATTATATGTATATAATGGAATAACTTTAAAACATTTTACAGAAAAAGATAATTTTATTGAAGGTCAGATAAATTCTGTAACACAAGACAAACAAAATAACTATTGGATTGCATCAAAAGAAGGAATATATTGCTACAACAATAAAACTTTTGAAAAAATCGATAAATCAAAAGGATTAACTTCAAATAATATTTATTTGATAATTATTGACAAAACAGGCGATTACCTTTTTATCGGCACCAACCAGGGATTAGACAGATTAAATTTAAAAGCCTATAATTCAAATAAAAAAATAGAATTAAAACATTACGGAAAACTTGAAGGGTTTATGGGTCTTGAGTGCAACCGAAACGCTTGCTATTTAGACAGTATTGGCAGAATTTGGTTTGGAACTGTGGACGGTGTTACAATGTATGATCCTGAAAAAGATATTTTAAATATTAGAAAACCAGATACGTATATTACAAGTATTTTATACGATTTTAATAAAGAAGACTGGTCAAAATATTCTAATGGTATTGATGCTAAATCAGGTTTACCTATTAATATTGTGTTACCTTACGACATTAACAACATTACCTTTAATTTCGCTGCTAACAGCTTATCCATACCAGAAAAAGTTTTATACAAATATATGATGGAAGGAATTGACACTTCATGGTCTCCTGCTATGTCAATAAATTACGCAAACTTCCCAGCACTTCCTCCTGGTAAATATACTTTTAAAGTAAAAGCATGTAATAACGATGGAGTTTGGAATGAAACACCTATTACTTATTCATTTGAGATCAATCCTCCATGGTATTTATCAATGTGGTTTATTATTCCTGCAATTTTTGTTATAATAATATTAATATTCCTTTTTATAAAATACAGAGAAGCTGCACTTAGAAAAGATAAAATAAGACTGGAAAAAACAGTTAGAGAAAGGACTACTGAGGTTGTAAAACAAAAAGAAATTGTAGAGCAAAAAAATAAAGATATTACTGACAGTATTAATTATGCCAAAAATATTCAGGAAGCATTGTTACCAACAAGAGCAGAAATAGCAAAATATTTCCCCGAATCATTTTTACTTTATAAACCACGAGATATTGTTAGCGGTGACTTTTACTGGATTTCTCACAGAGAAAACAGAACTTATCTTGCAATTGCAGACTGTACCGGTCATGGTGTACCTGGTGCTTTTATGAGTATGCTAGGTATTGCTTTTCTTGATGAAGTTATAGGTATGCACCCAATTATCAGCTCAAATGAACTACTTAACCAACTTCGTGAAAACGTAATTTTATCTTTAAGACAAACAGGTCAGGATGGACAGTCTAAAGATGGAATGGATATTTGCTTGATAATTGTTGACTGGGAAAAGAAAGAACTTGAATTCTCAGGTGCTAACAATCCTCTATATTTTATTCGTAACAACTTCCTTACTGAGTATAAGGGCGACAAAATGCCTATCGGTGTTCACATAAACAAACAACCTTTTAGTTGCGAAAAAATACCATTTTCGGCAGGTGATTCTATTTACATGTTTTCTGATGGTTATGCAGATCAGTTTGGAGGACCACACGGAAAGAAATTTAAATATAAATCACTTAAAGAGTTGTTGATTAAAATTACCACTCAACCAATGAAAGAACAAGGTAGAATACTTGATAAAACTATTATTGAATGGTGTGGTGATAACCCTCAACTCGATGATATTATTGTTGCAGGAATACATTTCGGTAAAGAAACAATGAAAATCTCATAA